The region TTTGCATTGTATCGTACGTTGTTAAACAAGTCATTATAAGttgtaattatattaatttgtGACAATGCTAAAGATGGTTCATTGGTTGACACGTTAAAATAAGGTATCACTTTCCTTCCATGTCTTTCATAACGATACATTCTTCAACACACAATTGTCCTCCCCAATCTCAACTCCCACCACCATCCTCCGTTCACCACCACCCTGCAGCCACCATGGTTCACATAGCAAGATTttaccaagttctcataattcaactCATGCTTACCATGTTCATGTTTGTTAAGTCAGACATAGTAACACGTGAATTCTACGATGAGGAGAGGAATTCGTTGATTCCGTTCCGGGACTCTATGAAGTCCAATTTCAATTTACATGGAAACTGGACTGGTCCGCCGTGTCGGACCAATATGAGCAGGTGGATGGGAATTGGGTGTACCAATTCCCATATAACTCACCTGACTCTGGAATCCATAAATTTATCAGGATCACTCCCGGTTGCATTCCTACAAAACATCACCTTCTTATCGAAACTCAACTTAAACAACAATTCCATTTCCGGAGACCTTCCAACCCTCACCAATCTTACGAATCTGGAATCCGTATTCCTTTCCGGTAATCGTTTTTCCGGTCCCATTCCATCGGACTACCTTGACCTCCCGAAGCTCACTACACTTGAGcttcaggagaacgaaatcaCAGGCACAATTCCACCTTTCAATCAGGAATCATTAACTTCTCTCAATTTGTCATACAATAAGCTTTCTGGACAAATCCCGGAAACAAAAATCCTACAAAGATTCGGAATCAGTTCATTCGATCACAACACAGGGTTATGTGGAAAGCCTCTGGAAACACCATGCCCTTTTTCTCCACCTCCAAAAGACAAGAAGAAAACTCTTAAAATATGGAGTGTTGCTTTGATTGCTGCTGCAGCAGCAATCGTGCCATTTTTTGTGATTTTGCTTTTGTTTTGTTGTTACAAAAGATTTCAAGAAAAAGCAGCTAAGAAACAGGAGGTCATTGGTACGTAATACGTTAAATATATAGTGCATGTCATGTGTTCGATGAAATTCCTGTAAAGCTGATGAATCGTATATGTACAGAGGAAAATCCTAATGAAGGTGTCGCTAAAGCTCAATGGTCGCGAAGCACAGATGATCCTGAAAAAACGAAAGATTTGGAGTTTTTTGACAAACATAAGCCGGTTTTTGACTTGGATGATTTGCTGAGGTCATCAGCTGAAGTACTCGGGAATGGAAAACTAGGCACCACCTACAAGGCGACATTGGAATCGGGTATGGTTGTTGCTGTAAAAAGAATGAAAGAGATGAATTCCTTGAGCAAAAAGGAATTCATACAACAAATGCAAATACTCGGAAAGTTAAAGCATCAAAACCTAGTAGAGGTTGTTTCCTTTTACTACTCCAAAGAAGAAAAGCTAATCATTCACGAATTCATCCAAAATGGAAGCCTATTCGAGTTATTACATGGTTCGTATCTATCTATCTGTCTGTCTATCTATCTGTTTATATAACTCTATCTGATAGTTgttgaaatgtgtagaaaatcGAGGGTTTGCGAGGGTACCACTTGAATGGACAACAAGGGTAGAAATCATGATGGATGTTGCAAAGGGTTTAATTTTCTTGGAACAATCTCTATCTTCACAAAAGGTGGCTCATGGAAACCTAAAATCGTCAAATGTACTTATCAACTTTACAGAAGAAACCGAAAGCGTACAAGCCAAGCTCACGGATTATGGCTACTTTCCACTTTTACCCTCGCAAAGATCATCTGAGAAACTTGCGATCGGGAAGTGTCCCGAGTTTGTGGAAGGGAAGAAGATGACAAACAAAGCTGATGTTTATTGTTTTGGGGTTTTGCTATTGGAGGTGATTACAGGGAAAGTACCAGgggataatgataataataaccAGGAGGATCTTTTAGATTGGGTTAGAGGTGTTTTGAATAGCGACTGGTCAATGGACATATTTGACTTGGAAATATTAGGAGAAAAAGAAAGGCATGAAGATATGTTGAAGCTTGCTGAGTTAGCACTTGATTGTACTCACATTTCACCTGAAAGAAGACCTAAAATGACCCAAATTTTAATCAGATTACAAGAAATCCATCAATCCCAAGTCGTCAACATAGAGGTTAACTCATAAAATGGGTTCTACTCTTAGTATGATATTCGTTTCAATCATgtatctatttaaaaaaaaaaaaaaatgtgaaaagaaGGATTGTACAAATTACAAAGGTTTTTTCGGCTATCTCTGTCTAGTAAGCAAACAAGTGAAAGCTATAATACGTGTACCTAAACCAGTAGCAATAAGTAAACATAAACATTTGTTCGAGTTATGAATATCATAATCATAATGCTTCAATGCAGCACATCGCGTCATCAACCACACACCATTGTAcctgaaaatttacattttagtTTATGCACTTAGTGTTAAAATATTATTATCTTATAACGTAATTAATGTCtagagaacaatagaacatactCTTTTGCATTTGCAATAATAAAAGCTTCCAAAGCCCATTTTGGAAACACAAATGGTGTTATAACCGAAACAGCAGAATTTTTGCTCTGATTCGCGATTAGGGTTAGAACAACAGGAAGAAGCACAGACCACTGTAGAGAGAagaatattatttattaaattattaatttattattattttttttttttgataaaagtgGTGTTGATAAATGTTACATACCAATTGGGCTTGACTAAACTGGAGGGAGATGGCGAGGGTATAGGCTATGCCGGTTACACAATAAACAAGGCAGACCAAAACTATATAATTTGACCCGAAGCTTGATCTTGGATAGTTGAAGAAATAGAATAAACAAAGATAAACTAAAGGCTTCATCACTGTATTTATATGGTCCATTGTATCTTTTGATAGAAAATACGATAAACTGTTCATCCCACTAGAGCTTTCCCTTTTATACTGTAGTTTATCCAGTGAAAATGTTCTCAAAGCTCCAATCATGCATAACAGTGCTACAAATTTAAGATTAATCCAAATTAAAACTTTGTTAAAATCAATTCAAATTCAAATTCGTTTTTTGTTTTTCACCACTTACATACAGCAATGACTGTGTACTGATAACCAGTAGCACCGAATGTGTCGTCTGTCACTTTCGCCATTGTTCCTAAGCATGTTCCCGCCAGCAAAAGAATCAGATAATCTGCAGCTTGTACTCTTCCCTCACGTAATCGTTGccggaaaaccctaaatttcataCGCACAAGTTAAAAGTGAACggaaaaatattataaattaactaaTCACTCACCTTTCGAGGTAATACTTATACTGCGTTAAAACTCCGGGAGTTACTCTGCCGGATAAATCTGGAGTTCTGAAGAAATTATACGTTGGAACATCTCGCTGGATTTCACTGGTTTTGGCTTCGGGATTTGAAGGtggaagtgaagaagaagaactttGATCGCAGAGATGTAACATATCAGGGGGTACTCTGTATCCGTTATGAAGCATCCATCTTACCGGAAGTTGCTGAGCTGTCACGCCGCCGTTTGGCTTTATCATACCTTCGAGAATATCGATTAAATAATCTGGTGTATTTACACGCTCCGGTATCGTAATCCCTAACCCTGCGAAATACTCTTCCACCTTTTTCACAGGTCCATGGTAGACTGTAATTCCGCCTTTCGCCAGAAGTATCAAGTCGTCAAACATCTTGTACAACGAGTAACTGAAGAATTAAAAGGAATTAAAATCCGGTGAGTTTTTCGCCGGAAGTGTGAGATGGAGAATTTTCCGGCGAACTTACTTACTTATTTTTACTTACCTTGGTTGGTGAACGACCATGCTGATGTTAACACCTTCAAGAGCTTCACGACGAAGAGCTCTAAGAAGCAAACTGGAAGATGAACTATCGAGACCGGATGTCGGTTCGTCTAATATCAACAACGAGGGTTCCATCACCATTTCCAATCCGACGTTTACTCGTTTCTTTTGTCCTCCGGAAATCCCTCTCTTTTCCACTGTTCCAACTGTGGAATTGCGTATTCCCTGGAGTCCTAATGACTCGATTACTCTTTCGATTATAAGAACTTTATCATGTTTTGGCAAGTCAGCGGATAGTCTttaaaaattcaagaaaaaagtcaaaattagtcaact is a window of Lactuca sativa cultivar Salinas chromosome 1, Lsat_Salinas_v11, whole genome shotgun sequence DNA encoding:
- the LOC111915218 gene encoding probable leucine-rich repeat receptor-like protein kinase At1g68400, with protein sequence MSFITIHSSTHNCPPQSQLPPPSSVHHHPAATMVHIARFYQVLIIQLMLTMFMFVKSDIVTREFYDEERNSLIPFRDSMKSNFNLHGNWTGPPCRTNMSRWMGIGCTNSHITHLTLESINLSGSLPVAFLQNITFLSKLNLNNNSISGDLPTLTNLTNLESVFLSGNRFSGPIPSDYLDLPKLTTLELQENEITGTIPPFNQESLTSLNLSYNKLSGQIPETKILQRFGISSFDHNTGLCGKPLETPCPFSPPPKDKKKTLKIWSVALIAAAAAIVPFFVILLLFCCYKRFQEKAAKKQEVIEENPNEGVAKAQWSRSTDDPEKTKDLEFFDKHKPVFDLDDLLRSSAEVLGNGKLGTTYKATLESGMVVAVKRMKEMNSLSKKEFIQQMQILGKLKHQNLVEVVSFYYSKEEKLIIHEFIQNGSLFELLHENRGFARVPLEWTTRVEIMMDVAKGLIFLEQSLSSQKVAHGNLKSSNVLINFTEETESVQAKLTDYGYFPLLPSQRSSEKLAIGKCPEFVEGKKMTNKADVYCFGVLLLEVITGKVPGDNDNNNQEDLLDWVRGVLNSDWSMDIFDLEILGEKERHEDMLKLAELALDCTHISPERRPKMTQILIRLQEIHQSQVVNIEVNS